A genomic segment from Drosophila miranda strain MSH22 chromosome 3, D.miranda_PacBio2.1, whole genome shotgun sequence encodes:
- the LOC108158472 gene encoding transient receptor potential cation channel trpm isoform X3, producing MVVVDSPLAPQKYLRRISKDFSTVRRYSNTPGSVSTATAVRVSTSAFIAAEAGAHLATNTPLDTPVATPRGIRKRRRMRKRSSVSSTLSKVLILNVRDLLKAHAASEHPKEHQPRSWIETNFQKRECIKFIPCPKDNTRCCCGQAQITHQTIQGIESGSPGDLWLPTKHTRPQPTDAYGTIEFQGGAHPTKAQYVRLSFDTRPELLVQLFTKEWNLELPKLLITVQGGKANFDLQAKLKKEIRKGLLKAAKTTGAWIFTGGTNTGVTKQVGDALLLEGQQRTGRVVSIGIAPWGIVERNHELLGHNREVPCHSISSPRSKLAVLNNRHAYFLLVDNGTQAKYGAELILRRKLEKFISNLKLHPFTHSSTPVVCLVIEGGTNTIRAVLEYVTDSPPVPVVVCDGSGRAADLLAFVHKYASDGEEQPVLESMRDYLIGTIQKTFEVGLDQAEKLYQELLQCTRNKNLITVFRIQEKPEGEAQELDQTILTALFKSQHLSPPEQLSLALTWNRVDIARSEIFVYGQEWPHGALDEAMMQALEHDRIDFVKLLLENGVSMKKFLTIPRLEELYNTKHGPANTLGYILRDVRPHIPKGYIYTLHDIGLVINKLMGGAYRSYYTRRKFRPIYAKVMNSYANACRKSSTYQYQRYAGANSLSLVTGLLPFTSEMALFEFPFNELLIWAVLTKRQQMALLMWTHGEEALAKSLVSCKLYKAMAHEAAEDDLDTEIYEELRSYAKEFESKGNKLLDFSYRQDAEKAQRLLTCELHSWSNQSCLSLAVAANHRALLAHPCSQVILADLWMGGLRTRKNTNFKVILGLVMPLYIRQLDFKSKEELQQMPQTEEEHLENQNLDNDDSDRSQPDAESALLKAKRSISLRYRMGANTYNREKALLADTYSVRDTKVHENGKVSLTDSDPAQFREFFNLSEYNEIKQHQPLRLKKKFHEFYTAPITKFWADSIAYMFFLIMFSFTVLVKMGPVPRWQEWYSIAYITTLGFEKVREIISSEPVAITHKFSVWAWNMWNPCDGAAIILFLIGLAFRFRPNTMDIGRVIYCVDSIYWYLRILNILGVNKYLGPLVTMMGKMVKNMIYFVVLLAVVLMSFGVSRQAILYPNSEPTWRLIREVTYQPYFMLYGEVFADDIDPPCGEDPRQPACVTGHWVTPITMSMYLLIANILLINLLIAVFNNIFNEVNSVSHQVWMFQRFTVVMEYQQKPVLPPPFIAFCHFYSLLKYCVRKAKGLEVQRDNGLKLFLEKDDLERLYDFEEECVEGFFHEQEIILNQSTDERVKNTTDRVETMSQKIEDINQKENIQTATVQNIEFRLRKMEESSEQILSHLAVIHRFMSTHTVGTDDMRGSAINIPAEIHRIRTISMSDTDGGGGSSGNGGGGGGGAAVPLVLGAGLNVNSLQVTNRRRFNRSLTEVRPDAYILDEGTHFEVVPLPEEPDEVVKSREALNEQVVRKASMQSEADSDIYLPLSQRPSTCETVKRTPYVTVRQDTGASTESKDTLTPLGTNDDDQTLVGGDNSDDAAPDINFEAARHRALRQRTVSLCRRNSETYSLAGADINRSHISLNQLTMLSRRQMSLTQSEPDSDKDAPPAAAGSTHPGKSVLHAKPSRNILLKLHSEYTSITDELESVCHMIASPTVSLQSNKASLDRPKTEMSRAEAAALQEKKHLKECEENDYRILEGLFEARGSIDASAEAFESVISVDYSHRYPLRRETAVELSPSKPSAEVDLMGGGGGGGDSSDTSGAGSCSAMGAVSSGFQLKNERPWQRNSSMEQQTYPSPLVPSRATSDFLNPPFESSGRLFKKSSESLQKNSSTETDYSAHPYRFIKQSSNETNTSLTGSYNVDTPSLTAEPSLDACDSHSATGISISVGAAGGTAARYQPIRTTSIGAADGRQLRDESSSSLQSPELGVQCSAPVTMQAPPAVPTRPMLLKKQFSLDKGKPQQAQITAEAMAIPESGLDAATVSQARVKLISSLKPQSHTSKLGMNVLKESSSSTEGSRDGEGLSTTSSAKNSNPALSIPQISTHLVQDEIAKLSSNIKSSTESEKDPPYNETMC from the exons ATGGTTGTTGTCGACTCGCCGCTGGCGCCTCAAAAATACCTGCGTCGCATCTCAAAAGACTTCTCCACCGTGCGTCGGTATAGCAACACGCCAGGCTCCGTTTCCACAGCCACCGCTGTGCGGGTCTCCACCTCCGCCTTTATTGCCGCCGAGGCTGGGGCCCATTTGGCAACGAACACGCCCCTGGACACTCCTGTAGCTACGCCCCGTGGAATCCGCAAGCGGAGGCGGATGCGTAAGCGCTCCTCGGTCTCATCGACGCTATCCAAAGTTCTGATTCTCAACGTGCGAGATCTGCTGAAGGCCCACGCCGCCAGCGAACATCCCAAAGAG CATCAGCCGCGCAGTTGGATCGAGACAAATTTTCAGAAGCGCGAGTGCATCAAGTTCATACCATGCCCAAAGGACAACACAAG GTGCTGCTGCGGCCAGGCCCAAATCACGCATCAGACCATACAGGGCATCGAGAGCGGCTCGCCGGGGGACCTCTGGCTGCCGACGAAGCACACCCGACCACAGCCCACGGACGCCTATGGAACGATTGAGTTCCAAGGCGGTGCCCATCCCACAAAGGCTCAG TACGTTCGTTTGTCCTTCGACACTCGTCCAGAGCTGCTGGTGCAGCTGTTCACAAAGGAATGGAACCTGGAACTGCCGAAACTTCTGATCACCGTCCAAGGCGGCAAGGCCAACTTTGATTTGCAGGCGAAGCTAAAGAAG GAGATACGCAAAGGACTGCTGAAGGCGGCCAAGACCACGGGAGCGTGGATATTCACCGGCGGCACCAACACCG GGGTCACCAAGCAAGTGGGCGACGCCCTGCTCCTGGAGGGTCAGCAACGGACTGGGCGTGTGGTCAGCATCGGCATTGCCCCCTGGGGCATAGTCGAGCGCAATCATGAGCTGCTGGGGCACAATCGGGAGGTGCCTTGCCACAGCATTAGTTCGCCCAG ATCGAAATTGGCCGTGCTAAACAATCGGCACGCCTACTTCCTGCTAGTCGACAATGGGACCCAGGCGAAGTACGGGGCTGAATTGATTTTGCGGCGGAAGCTGGAGAAGTTCATATCGAACCTGAAGCTGCATCCAT TCACACATTCCAGTACGCCCGTCGTCTGCCTGGTGATCGAAGGCGGCACCAACACCATACGTGCGGTGCTCGAGTACGTGACGGACTCGCCGCCGGTGCCCGTAGTGGTGTGCGATGGATCCGGGCGTGCCGCCGACCTGCTCGCCTTCGTCCACAA ATATGCCTCGGACGGAGAGGAGCAGCCTGTGCTGGAGTCGATGAGGGATTATCTAATTGGAACCATACAGAAAACCTTCGAGGTGGGCCTGGACCAGGCCGAGAAACTCTACCAGGAGCTGCTGCAGTGCACGCGCAACAAGAACCTG ATTACCGTCTTTCGCATACAGGAAAAGCCCGAGGGCGAGGCGCAGGAGCTGGATCAGACCATTCTAACGGCCCTCTTCAAGTCGCAGCATCTCAGCCCTCCAGAGCAATTGAGTTTGGCACTGACATGGAACCGGGTGGACATAGCACGCAGCGAGATATTTGTCTACGGCCAGGAATGGCCCCACG GCGCCCTGGATGAAGCCATGATGCAGGCCCTGGAACACGATAGAATCGATTTTGTCAAATTACTTTTGGAGAACGGCGTTTCAATGAAGAAATTTTTAACAATACCGCGCCTCGAGGAGCTCTACAACACAAAGCACGGCCCGGCCAACACACTGGG GTACATTCTGCGCGATGTGCGGCCCCACATACCCAAGGGCTACATTTACACTCTCCACGACATTGGCCTGGTGATCAATAAACTGATGGGCGGCGCCTACCG GTCCTATTACACGCGCCGCAAGTTCCGTCCCATCTACGCCAAGGTCATGAACAGCTATGCCAACGCCTGCCGGAAGTCCTCGACATATCAATACCAAAGGTATGCGGGAGCCAATTCACTAAGTCTGGTGACGGGACTGCTGCCGTTTACCTCGGAGATGGCGCTGTTCGAGTTCCCGTTCAACGAGCTGCTG ATTTGGGCCGTTCTGACCAAGCGGCAGCAAATGGCTCTGCTCATGTGGACGCACGGCGAGGAGGCACTAGCCAAGTCACTGGTTTCCTGCAAACTTTACAAGGCCATGGCGCATGAGGCGGCCGAGGACGACTTGGACACAGAGATCTACGAGGAGCTGCGCTCCTATGCCAAGGAGTTCGAGAGCAAAG GCAACAAGCTCCTGGACTTCAGCTACCGCCAGGACGCGGAGAAGGCGCAACGTTTGCTCACCTGCGAGCTGCATTCGTGGTCCAACCAGAGCTGCCTGTCACTGGCCGTGGCGGCGAATCACCGGGCTCTCCTTGCCCACCCCTGTAGTCAGGTCATCCTGGCCGATCTCTGGATGGGCGGCCTACGCACCCGCAAGAATACCAACTTCAAG GTCATCTTGGGCTTGGTGATGCCTTTGTACATCAGGCAGCTGGACTTCAAGTCAAAGGAAGAGCTCCAGCAAATGCCGCAAACCGAGGAGGAGCACTTGGAGAACCAAAACTTGGACAATGACGATTCGGATCGCTCCCAGCCCGATGCCGAG AGCGCCCTTTTAAAAGCCAAAAGATCCATTTCCTTGAGATATAGGATGGGCGCGAACACTTATAATCGCGAAAAG GCTCTATTGGCGGATACTTATTCAGTACGCGATACAAAAGTACACGAAAATGGCAAA GTCTCGCTCACTGACTCAGATCCCGCGCAGTTCCGGGAGTTCTTCAACTTGTCGGAGTACAACGAAATCAAGCAGCACCAGCCCCTGCGCCTGAAGAAAAAGTTCCACGAGTTTTACACAGCCCCCATTACCAAGTTCTGGGCTGATTCG ATTGCCTACATGTTCTTTCTGATAATGTTCTCGTTCACGGTTCTGGTCAAGATGGGACCGGTGCCGCGGTGGCAGGAGTGGTATTCGATAGCTTACATCACGACTCTGGGATTCGAGAAGGTTCGCGAAATCATATCCTCGGAGCCAGTGGCCATTAC GCATAAATTTTCTGTGTGGGCGTGGAACATGTGGAACCCGTGCGACGGAGCTGCCATAATACTCTTCCTCATTGGTCTGGCATTCCGCTTCCGCCCCAACACAATGGACATCGGACGAGTCATCTACTGCGTGGACAGCATCTACTGGTATCTGCGCATACTGAACATCCTTGGCGTCAATAAATATCTTG GTCCCCTGGTCACCATGATGGGTAAAATGGTCAAGAACATGATATACTTCGTCGTCCTGTTGGCTGTCGTCCTGATGAGCTTCGGCGTCAGCCGTCAGGCCATACTGTACCCCAACAGCGAGCCAACTTGGCGGCTGATCAGAGAG GTCACCTACCAACCCTACTTCATGCTGTACGGGGAGGTGTTTGCCGACGACATTGACCCTCCCTGCGGCGAGGATCCGCGTCAGCCGGCCTGCGTGACGG GCCATTGGGTGACACCGATAACGATGTCCATGTATCTGTTGATTGCCAATATTCTGTTGATAAATCTGCTCATCGCCGTGTTCAACAATATCTTCAACGAGGTGAACTCGGTGTCACATCAG GTTTGGATGTTCCAGCGATTCACGGTGGTGATGGAGTACCAGCAGAAGCCCGTCCTGCCGCCGCCTTTCATTGCCTTTTGCCATTTCTATTCCCTGCTAAAGTACTGTGTGCGCAAAGCGAAAG GATTGGAGGTGCAGCGGGACAATGGTCTCAAACTGTTCCTGGAGAAGGATGACTTGGAACGACTGTACGACTTTGAGGAGGAATGCGTGGAGGGTTTTTTCCACGAACAGGAAATAATATTGAATCAGTCCACCGACGAGCGGGTGAAGAACACAACGGACCGGGTCGAGACCATGTCCCAGAAAATCGAGGACATCAATCAAAAGGAGAACATACAAACAGCTACTGTGCAG AACATTGAATTTCGTTTGCGGAAGATGGAGGAGTCGTCCGAACAGATACTGTCCCACCTGGCGGTCATACATCGCTTCATGTCTACACACACGGTAGGTACGGATGACATGCGCGGCTCCGCGATAAACATTCCAGCTGAAATCCATCGCATTCGCACCATTTCAATGTCGGATACCGATGGCGGCGGTGGAAGCTCAGGAAATGGAGGGGGCGGTGGTGGAGGCGCTGCAGTGCCGCTTGTTCTAGGTGCCGGCCTGAATGTAAATTCCTTGCAG GTGACCAACCGACGCCGCTTTAATCGCTCTCTAACGGAGGTGCGTCCAGACGCCTACATCCTCGACGAAGGCACCCACTTTGAGGTGGTGCCCTTGCCGGAGGAGCCGGATGAAGTGGTCAAGTCGCGGGAGGCCCTCAACGAGCAGGTCGTGCGGAAGGCATCGATGCAGTCGGAGGCAGACTCGGATATCTATCTGCCGTTATCGCAGCGTCCCTCTACCTGTGAGACGGTGAAGCGCACTCCATATGTTACTGTGCGCCAGGACACGGGGGCCAGCACGGAGAGTAAGGACACCTTGACACCTCTAGGCACCAACGATGACGACCAGACGCTCGTCGGGGGCGACAACTCCGATGATGCGGCCCCGGACATCAACTTTGAGG CTGCCAGGCATCGAGCGCTGCGCCAGCGCACAGTCTCGCTCTGCCGCCGCAACTCGGAGACGTATTCGCTGGCCGGCGCGGACATAAACCGATCGCACATTAGCCTTAACCAGCTGACAATGCTGTCGCGTCGCCAGATGAGCCTGACTCAGTCCGAGCCGGACAGTGACAAGGACGCGCCGCCAGCGGCTGCAGGCAGCACACATCCGG GTAAATCAGTATTGCATGCGAAACCCTCAAGAAATATCTTGCTGAAACTGCACAGCGAGTACACGTCGATCACTGATGAGCTGGAGAGCGTCTGCCACATGATTGCCTCGCCAACGGTCTCCCTGCAGAGTAACAAAG CTTCATTGGATCGCCCCAAGACGGAAATGTCGCGCGCAGAAGCCGCGGCATTACAAGAGAAGAAGCATTTGAAGGAGTGTGAGGAGAACGATTACAGAATACTAGAGGGCCTGTTCGAGGCACGTGGATCCATCGATGCCAGCGCCGAGGCCTTTGAG AGCGTCATATCCGTGGACTACAGCCATCGCTATCCACTGCGTCGAGAGACTGCCGTGGAGCTGTCGCCTTCGAAGCCCTCAGCTGAGGTTGATCTCATGGGGGGCGGCGGAGGTGGCGGAGACAGCAGCGATACAAGTGGAGCAGGTAGCTGCAGTGCCATGGGGGCAGTCTCAAGTGGGTTTCAGCTCAAAAACGAGCGCCCCTGGCAGCGCAACTCCTCAATGGAGCAGCAGACATATCCGTCACCTCTGGTTCCCTCGAGAGCCACAAGCGACTTCCTCAATCCACCCTTCGAAAGCAGCGGACGCCTGTTCAAGAAATCGAGCGAAAGTCTGCAGAAGAACTCCAGTACTGAAACAGACTATTCTGCCCATCCGTATCGCTTCATCAAGCAGAGTTCCAACGAGACGAACACCTCGCTCACCGGCTCCTACAACGTGGACACGCCCTCACTTACTGCGGAGCCCTCTTTGGATGCCTGCGACTCGCATTCGGCGACGGGAATTTCCATAAGCGTTGGTGCTGCTGGCGGAACTGCCGCGCGTTACCAGCCCATTCGCACGACTTCCATTGGCGCGGCCGATGGAAGGCAGCTGCGCGACGAGAGCTCTAGTTCGCTGCAGAGTCCAGAGCTCGGAGTCCAATGCTCGGCGCCAGTGACGATGCAGGCACCGCCAGCTGTACCAACACGCCCGATGCTGCTGAAGAAACAGTTTAGCCTCGACAAGGGCAAGCCACAGCAAGCGCAAATTACTGCAGAGGCTATGGCCATACCAGAATCGGGCTTAGATGCAGCAACTGTTTCCCAGGCCAGGGTCAAACTGATTTCCTCGCTAAAGCCTCAGTCTCATACGAGCAAGCTGGGAATGAACGTACTCAAGGAAAGCAGCTCCAGCACAGAGGGGTCCCGCGATGGCGAAGGCCTGTCCACTACGTCCTCGGCGAAAAACAGCAACCCGGCTCTCTCCATACCGCAGATTAGCACGCATCTGGTGCAAGATGAGATCGCCAAGCTGTCATCCAACATAAAAAGCAGCACTGAATCTGAAAAGGACCCGCCGTATAACGAGACAATGTGTTAG